From one Streptomyces sp. ICC1 genomic stretch:
- a CDS encoding ATP-binding protein, with product MNIDPNLPWGIAIDYAGRATLAEAGHTVQVRVYDAGLGDTLEPDPVSGYPAVHVTAQFTETGELGTQLRGSGQIVLDPPAEGPVAPDRTAVAAAVAAALADFEARVTAYTTLCTRFTRPTPAAP from the coding sequence ATGAACATCGACCCGAACCTTCCCTGGGGCATCGCCATCGACTACGCGGGCCGCGCCACGCTCGCCGAGGCCGGCCACACCGTCCAGGTCCGCGTCTACGACGCGGGCCTCGGCGACACCCTGGAACCGGACCCGGTCAGCGGCTACCCGGCCGTCCACGTCACCGCCCAGTTCACCGAGACCGGAGAACTCGGCACCCAGCTGCGCGGCTCCGGCCAGATCGTCCTCGACCCGCCGGCCGAGGGCCCGGTGGCCCCGGACCGCACGGCCGTGGCCGCCGCGGTCGCCGCCGCCCTGGCCGACTTCGAAGCCCGCGTCACGGCCTACACCACCCTGTGCACCCGCTTCACCCGTCCCACCCCCGCAGCACCGTAA
- a CDS encoding helix-turn-helix domain-containing protein: protein MVDIVAARNIGDGVPGGSNRLLTPAEVAGWLKVSEVTVKNKYRTWGIEAQKVGRLLRFRERDIVAYLDSRYG, encoded by the coding sequence ATGGTGGATATTGTGGCTGCCCGGAATATTGGAGATGGAGTGCCGGGAGGAAGTAATCGACTCCTCACGCCTGCAGAGGTTGCCGGATGGCTAAAAGTGAGCGAGGTAACAGTCAAGAACAAATATCGAACCTGGGGAATTGAAGCGCAAAAGGTCGGGCGCCTGCTCCGGTTTCGAGAGCGCGATATCGTGGCTTATCTCGATTCGCGGTATGGCTAA
- a CDS encoding site-specific integrase, translating to MDEKNHNFPCEKVRFGHSWTVRYREPGGRTGRQREKTLPSKREAADYGVKVENDKREHVYLDPDAGKILVSVYAVDWLARRAIKDTTKQNYARFFRLHLIPHLGSKSLISVTARDVEIMCTAMVERGLSRRTVYHSMMVPLRSLFNSAVNEKRIPESPVARAALPKVKTKRVDEKSLPDGKAVMSVAGEIRPDWAISIWLMAGCGLRIGEVLALRHADFEGGTVRLRRQFVRLQRAGVYVAELSPLKAREEGEWRDVPVPPSVLDAVRRHVDKHGLGRDGYLMHTHQGGEVLDSNYRIDFRNAVKKAGFGDESWTAHTLRHFFASSAIAGRVSLLEVSRWLGHATIQITADIYGHLTPDAGGRLRSVMDQVLTGVSVVGADHGARAGSVLVSEAEER from the coding sequence GTGGATGAGAAGAACCATAATTTCCCATGCGAAAAGGTGCGGTTTGGGCATTCCTGGACCGTTCGATACCGGGAGCCGGGAGGTCGAACGGGGCGGCAGCGGGAGAAGACCCTTCCTTCTAAGCGGGAGGCGGCAGATTACGGTGTGAAGGTCGAGAATGACAAGCGTGAACATGTTTATCTGGATCCCGATGCCGGGAAGATCCTCGTCAGTGTGTATGCGGTCGATTGGTTGGCGCGCCGAGCAATTAAAGATACCACCAAGCAGAATTATGCCCGATTCTTCAGACTCCACCTGATTCCTCATCTTGGCTCGAAGTCGTTGATTAGCGTCACGGCCCGCGATGTTGAAATTATGTGTACTGCCATGGTTGAGCGGGGTCTCTCGCGTAGAACTGTCTATCATTCGATGATGGTTCCGCTGCGGTCGCTATTCAACTCCGCAGTTAACGAAAAGCGAATACCTGAATCGCCAGTGGCTCGTGCCGCGCTACCGAAGGTTAAGACCAAGCGGGTTGACGAGAAATCTCTTCCGGATGGCAAGGCGGTCATGTCCGTTGCGGGGGAGATCCGCCCAGACTGGGCAATCTCCATCTGGCTGATGGCGGGTTGCGGTCTGCGAATTGGTGAAGTCTTGGCCCTGCGGCATGCGGATTTCGAGGGGGGGACAGTTAGGCTCCGTCGTCAGTTCGTGAGACTTCAGCGGGCCGGTGTATATGTAGCCGAGCTGTCGCCGCTGAAGGCTCGTGAAGAGGGCGAGTGGCGCGATGTGCCTGTTCCTCCCTCTGTCTTGGATGCTGTAAGGCGGCATGTAGACAAGCACGGCCTCGGTCGCGACGGCTATCTCATGCACACCCATCAGGGTGGCGAGGTGCTGGATTCGAACTACCGGATCGACTTCCGGAATGCGGTCAAGAAGGCTGGCTTCGGCGATGAATCCTGGACGGCCCACACACTGCGGCATTTCTTTGCCAGCAGCGCCATCGCCGGCCGCGTGTCGCTGCTGGAGGTTTCCCGATGGTTGGGGCACGCCACGATCCAGATCACCGCTGACATCTATGGTCACCTGACCCCGGACGCCGGTGGCAGACTGAGGTCTGTGATGGATCAGGTGCTGACTGGCGTTAGCGTGGTTGGTGCTGACCACGGCGCCCGTGCTGGTTCGGTGCTGGTTTCGGAGGCGGAGGAACGGTAA
- a CDS encoding exonuclease SbcCD subunit D: MRILHTSDWHLGRSFHRVNLLGAQAAFIDHLVETVREHEVDAVLVAGDIYDRAVPPLPAVALYDQALHRLADLGVPTVMISGNHDSARRLGVGAGLIGRAGIHLRTDPAGCADPVVLADVHGDVALYGLPYLEPALVKDDFGAGKVSHEAVLGAAMDRIRADLAGRAPGTRSIVLAHAFVTGGQASDSERDIAVGGVEAVPASVFDGVDYAALGHLHGCQTINERVRYSGSPLAYSFSETDHRKTMWLVELGPEGEIAGAERVDTPVPRGLARVRGPLEELLSESAYARYEDCWLEATLTDPVRPEDPMARLAARFPHTLSLAFDPEGRAQDGAGSYAQRLKGRSDQEIAEDFVTHVRGGGGFADEAERAVLQGAFEDVRVDDGRQETHR; this comes from the coding sequence TTGAGGATTCTGCACACCTCCGACTGGCACCTGGGGCGGTCCTTCCACCGCGTGAACCTGCTCGGCGCCCAGGCCGCCTTCATCGACCACCTCGTGGAGACCGTCCGCGAGCACGAGGTCGACGCCGTCCTCGTCGCCGGTGACATCTACGACCGGGCCGTGCCCCCGCTGCCCGCCGTCGCCCTGTACGACCAGGCCCTGCACCGGCTCGCCGACCTCGGCGTGCCCACCGTGATGATCTCCGGGAACCACGACTCCGCGCGCCGCCTCGGGGTCGGGGCCGGGCTGATCGGCCGCGCCGGGATCCACCTCAGGACCGACCCCGCCGGGTGCGCCGACCCCGTGGTGCTGGCCGACGTACACGGTGACGTGGCGCTGTACGGGCTGCCGTACCTGGAGCCCGCACTGGTCAAGGACGACTTCGGCGCCGGCAAGGTGAGCCACGAGGCGGTCCTGGGCGCGGCCATGGACCGGATCCGGGCCGACCTGGCCGGCCGTGCTCCCGGAACCCGCTCGATCGTCCTCGCCCACGCCTTCGTGACCGGCGGGCAGGCCAGCGACAGCGAGCGCGACATCGCCGTCGGCGGGGTCGAGGCCGTGCCGGCCTCCGTCTTCGACGGGGTCGACTACGCCGCCCTCGGCCACCTCCACGGCTGCCAGACGATCAACGAACGGGTCCGCTACTCCGGTTCCCCGCTCGCCTACTCCTTCTCCGAGACCGACCACCGCAAGACCATGTGGCTCGTAGAACTGGGACCGGAAGGGGAGATCGCCGGCGCCGAACGCGTCGACACCCCCGTGCCCCGCGGCCTCGCCCGGGTCCGGGGGCCGCTGGAGGAGCTGCTCTCCGAGAGCGCGTACGCCCGGTACGAGGACTGCTGGCTGGAGGCCACCCTCACCGACCCCGTCCGGCCCGAGGACCCCATGGCCCGGCTCGCCGCCCGCTTCCCGCACACCCTCAGCCTCGCCTTCGACCCCGAGGGCCGCGCGCAGGACGGGGCGGGCAGCTACGCGCAGCGCCTCAAGGGCCGCAGCGACCAGGAGATCGCGGAGGACTTCGTCACCCACGTGCGCGGCGGCGGCGGTTTCGCGGACGAAGCCGAACGGGCCGTGCTCCAGGGCGCCTTCGAGGACGTCCGGGTGGACGACGGCCGGCAGGAGACCCACCGATGA
- a CDS encoding DUF4153 domain-containing protein encodes MRLHRLRITAFGPFAEPQEIDFDGLSGAGIFLLHGPTGAGKTSVLDAVCYALYGSVPGSRQAPGTSLRSDHAAADTPTEVTLELTAGGRRLEITRRPEQDRPKKRGAGTTKDKAQSWLREYDGEHWRALSRSHQEIAEEIEQLLGMSREQFCQVVLLPQGEFARFLRADEVARGRLLGRLFDTRRFAAVETLLGDRRRSAEAKVRAGDERVLHTAQRLAQAAGTAADLRAWPLPRHQPGDPGLAGAIRAWAAVARCSARERLTVAEYALAAVEGRYAAARRAAEDARELDRLQRRHAETARRSALLAEAAPERERVRALLDRARRGALVAPALELRGAAAGAHMAAAHAESVARAELPPQLAEAGAEQLAAVEQRLREDLGALGAARRAEQRSAEIGRERADLERESRAAEEQQQETAEWLGRWEATRAALAGRADAAQQAATLAEQLAGKLEPARMHLNAARRRDALDADAERASGELLTAREESTSARERWLELKETRLRGIAAELAAALVEGEPCTVCGAAGGGVAAGPQTSAPQTSVPQTSAPQTSVPQTSAPQTSVPQTSAPQTSVPQTSAPQAQVPQTSAPQVPAQSAPGGPAPVPPGWDPRAWQTHQLRKQRTASGAWSLAPLAWAEAARPAVAEPIPAAVLGAAVASGVAVALLLGDGLGPGLLLAVVPALFGAYLAARRAGRTARPWTAVWALGCLGLLAVPALRDSAWPSTLALFAAVLTGALALHGSRSWPGILLSPVGFVDSAVLGVRWLWTGVRSRGSGNRDRWLPVVKAALVAVALLVLFGALFASADAAFADVLSGLTPDVSGVDGPVRFLLFLLGTVLALAVARTAAGPSRWDRIEVAPGKARSRVEWALPLVVLNLLFAGFNAVQLTVLFGGYREVLAATGLSYSEYARQGFWQLLWATLLTLAVIALALRWAPRGGAGDRRLVRAVLGTLCALTLVVVASALHRMDLYVDAYGLTRLRVSVAGMELWLGLVIVLIMAAGVFGARWLPRAVAGSAVAAVLAFGLLSPDGMIAEGNVARFERAGKIDLAYFQSLSADAVPGLDRLPEPQRSCALRAINDDLADAGEVPWYAMSLAERRARQILRERPVKASYEECKRLGTFSTRIEY; translated from the coding sequence ATGAGGCTGCACCGGCTGCGGATCACCGCCTTCGGCCCCTTCGCCGAACCGCAGGAGATCGACTTCGACGGCCTCTCCGGCGCCGGGATCTTCCTGCTGCACGGCCCCACCGGCGCGGGCAAGACCTCCGTCCTGGACGCCGTCTGCTACGCCCTCTACGGCTCGGTCCCCGGCTCCCGCCAGGCCCCCGGCACCAGCCTGCGCAGCGACCACGCGGCCGCTGACACCCCGACCGAGGTCACCCTCGAACTCACCGCGGGCGGGCGGCGCCTGGAGATCACCCGGCGCCCCGAGCAGGACCGGCCCAAGAAGCGCGGCGCCGGCACCACGAAGGACAAGGCGCAGAGCTGGCTGCGCGAGTACGACGGGGAACACTGGCGCGCGCTGAGCCGTTCCCACCAGGAGATCGCCGAGGAGATCGAGCAGCTGCTCGGCATGAGCCGCGAGCAGTTCTGCCAGGTCGTGCTGTTGCCCCAGGGGGAGTTCGCGCGCTTCCTGCGGGCCGACGAGGTGGCGCGGGGCCGGCTGCTGGGCCGGCTCTTCGACACCCGCCGCTTCGCCGCCGTCGAGACCCTGCTCGGCGACCGGCGCCGCAGCGCCGAGGCCAAGGTCCGCGCCGGTGACGAGCGGGTGCTGCACACCGCCCAGCGCCTCGCGCAGGCCGCCGGGACCGCGGCCGACCTGCGGGCCTGGCCGCTGCCCCGGCACCAGCCGGGCGACCCCGGGCTCGCCGGTGCGATCCGCGCCTGGGCCGCCGTCGCGCGCTGCTCCGCCCGGGAGCGGCTCACCGTCGCCGAGTACGCCCTCGCCGCCGTCGAGGGGCGGTACGCCGCGGCCCGGCGGGCCGCCGAGGACGCGCGGGAGCTCGACCGGCTGCAGCGCCGGCACGCCGAGACCGCCCGCCGCTCGGCCCTGCTCGCCGAGGCCGCCCCGGAGCGCGAGCGGGTGCGCGCCCTGCTCGACCGGGCCCGGCGCGGAGCCCTCGTCGCCCCCGCCCTGGAACTGCGCGGAGCCGCGGCCGGCGCCCACATGGCCGCCGCGCATGCCGAGTCCGTGGCCCGCGCGGAGCTGCCGCCGCAGCTCGCCGAGGCCGGCGCCGAGCAGCTGGCCGCCGTCGAGCAGCGGCTGCGCGAAGACCTCGGAGCCCTCGGGGCCGCCCGCCGCGCCGAGCAGCGCAGCGCCGAGATCGGCCGCGAACGGGCCGACCTGGAAAGGGAGTCGCGGGCCGCCGAGGAGCAGCAGCAGGAGACCGCCGAGTGGCTCGGCCGCTGGGAGGCCACCCGGGCCGCGCTGGCCGGGCGCGCGGACGCCGCCCAGCAGGCCGCGACGCTGGCCGAGCAGCTCGCCGGCAAGCTCGAACCCGCCCGGATGCACCTGAACGCCGCCCGGCGGCGCGACGCCCTGGACGCCGACGCCGAGCGGGCCTCGGGCGAACTGCTCACCGCCCGCGAGGAGTCGACCTCGGCCCGGGAGCGCTGGCTGGAGCTCAAGGAGACCCGGCTGCGCGGGATCGCCGCCGAGCTGGCCGCGGCCCTGGTCGAGGGCGAGCCGTGCACGGTGTGCGGGGCCGCGGGGGGCGGCGTAGCGGCCGGACCGCAGACCTCGGCACCGCAGACCTCGGTCCCGCAGACGTCGGCGCCGCAGACCTCGGTCCCGCAGACGTCGGCGCCGCAGACCTCGGTCCCGCAGACGTCGGCGCCGCAGACCTCGGTCCCGCAGACGTCGGCGCCGCAGGCCCAGGTGCCGCAGACCTCGGCGCCGCAGGTCCCCGCCCAGTCGGCTCCCGGCGGGCCGGCCCCGGTGCCGCCCGGGTGGGACCCCCGGGCGTGGCAGACCCATCAGCTGCGCAAGCAGCGAACTGCCTCGGGCGCCTGGTCGCTGGCCCCGCTCGCCTGGGCCGAAGCCGCCCGGCCCGCCGTCGCGGAGCCGATCCCGGCCGCCGTGCTCGGCGCGGCCGTCGCCTCCGGCGTCGCCGTGGCCCTGCTGCTCGGCGACGGGCTGGGCCCCGGTCTGCTCCTCGCCGTCGTGCCGGCCCTCTTCGGCGCGTACCTCGCCGCCCGCAGGGCCGGACGCACCGCCCGCCCGTGGACCGCGGTCTGGGCGCTCGGCTGTCTCGGGCTGCTCGCCGTCCCGGCGCTGCGGGACTCCGCCTGGCCCTCCACGCTGGCCCTGTTCGCCGCCGTCCTGACCGGCGCGCTGGCTCTGCACGGCAGCCGCAGCTGGCCTGGCATCCTGCTCAGCCCCGTCGGCTTCGTCGACTCCGCGGTCCTCGGCGTGCGCTGGCTGTGGACCGGGGTGCGCTCGCGGGGCAGCGGGAACCGGGACCGCTGGCTGCCCGTCGTGAAGGCCGCCCTGGTGGCGGTGGCCCTGCTGGTGCTCTTCGGCGCGCTGTTCGCCTCCGCCGACGCCGCCTTCGCGGACGTGCTCAGCGGACTGACCCCCGACGTCAGCGGAGTGGACGGGCCCGTCCGCTTCCTGCTCTTCCTGCTGGGCACCGTCCTCGCGCTCGCCGTCGCCCGCACCGCCGCCGGGCCGTCCCGCTGGGACCGCATCGAGGTGGCGCCGGGCAAGGCGCGCTCCCGAGTGGAGTGGGCGCTCCCGCTCGTCGTGCTGAACCTGCTCTTCGCGGGGTTCAACGCCGTCCAGCTCACCGTGCTGTTCGGCGGCTACCGCGAGGTCCTCGCGGCCACCGGCCTCTCCTACTCCGAGTACGCCCGCCAGGGCTTCTGGCAGCTGCTCTGGGCCACCCTGCTCACCCTCGCCGTGATCGCGCTCGCCCTGCGCTGGGCCCCGCGCGGCGGAGCCGGCGACCGCCGGCTGGTGCGTGCCGTGCTCGGCACGCTGTGCGCGCTGACCCTCGTCGTGGTCGCCTCGGCGCTGCACCGCATGGACCTGTACGTGGACGCGTACGGGCTGACCCGGCTGCGCGTTTCGGTCGCGGGGATGGAGCTGTGGCTCGGCCTGGTCATCGTCCTGATCATGGCCGCCGGGGTGTTCGGCGCCCGCTGGCTGCCGCGTGCGGTCGCCGGGAGCGCGGTGGCCGCCGTACTGGCCTTCGGTCTGCTGTCCCCTGACGGGATGATCGCGGAGGGCAACGTCGCGCGGTTCGAACGGGCCGGCAAGATCGACCTGGCCTACTTCCAGTCCTTGTCGGCCGACGCGGTCCCGGGTCTGGACCGGCTGCCCGAGCCGCAGCGGTCCTGCGCCCTGCGCGCGATCAACGACGATCTGGCGGACGCGGGCGAAGTCCCCTGGTACGCCATGAGCCTGGCGGAGCGCCGCGCCCGGCAGATCCTGCGCGAGCGGCCGGTGAAGGCCTCGTACGAGGAGTGCAAGCGGCTGGGCACCTTCAGCACCCGGATCGAGTACTGA
- a CDS encoding MFS transporter, with amino-acid sequence MTTPQLSTPRIPGAARREGRPGVALTVIAACQLMVVLDATIVNIALPHMQTDLEMTTTDLSWVISAYTLAFGGLLLLGGRAGDILGRRRVFLTGILIFTLASLLGGFAQEPWQLLIARALQGVGGAIASPTSLALITTTFAEGPERNRAFGVFAAVSAGGGAIGLLAGGMLTEWLDWRWVLFVNVPIGLLIAFLTPLYINESERHPGRFDIAGALTSTGGMAALVYGFIRASQDGWRDALTIGSFAVAVLLLAAFVLIESRAPDPIIPLRMFADRNRTGTYVVMLSLAAAMFGMFFFIVQFVQNVLGFSPIQSGLGFLPVTVAIITAAGLSQRLLPRFGPKPFMVAGSALTGIGLAWLTFIEPDSSYLSGVLGPMLLFGFGMGLNFVTLTLTAVSGVAPREAGAASGLLNASQQVGGSLGLSILVTVFGTAGLNEAEKQVPDFMAHADQAQAALFRQTGRLPDPWGDVVLTRGIATAFIAAVAMAGVALVTALLVIRVRRSDLEALNGVAAEAGPAA; translated from the coding sequence GTGACGACTCCTCAGCTCTCCACACCCCGAATACCGGGCGCGGCCCGCCGCGAGGGGCGTCCTGGAGTGGCGCTCACCGTCATCGCCGCCTGTCAGCTCATGGTCGTCCTCGACGCGACGATCGTGAACATCGCGCTCCCGCACATGCAGACCGACCTGGAGATGACCACCACGGACCTGTCCTGGGTGATCAGCGCCTACACGCTCGCCTTCGGCGGTCTGCTCCTGCTCGGCGGCCGCGCCGGCGACATCCTCGGCCGCCGGCGCGTCTTCCTGACCGGCATCCTGATCTTCACCCTGGCCTCCCTGCTCGGCGGTTTCGCCCAGGAGCCCTGGCAACTCCTCATCGCGCGCGCCCTGCAGGGCGTCGGCGGCGCCATCGCCTCGCCGACCTCGCTCGCCCTGATCACCACGACGTTCGCCGAGGGCCCCGAGCGCAACCGCGCCTTCGGCGTGTTCGCCGCCGTTTCCGCGGGCGGCGGCGCCATCGGACTGCTCGCCGGCGGCATGCTCACCGAGTGGCTGGACTGGCGCTGGGTCCTCTTCGTCAACGTGCCGATCGGCCTGCTGATCGCCTTCCTGACCCCGCTCTACATCAACGAGTCCGAGCGCCATCCCGGCCGCTTCGACATCGCCGGCGCGCTCACCTCCACCGGCGGCATGGCCGCGCTCGTCTACGGGTTCATCCGCGCCTCCCAGGACGGCTGGCGCGACGCCCTGACCATCGGCTCGTTCGCCGTGGCCGTGCTGCTGCTCGCCGCCTTCGTGCTGATCGAGTCCCGGGCCCCCGATCCGATCATCCCGCTGCGCATGTTCGCCGACCGCAACCGCACCGGTACGTACGTGGTCATGCTCAGCCTCGCCGCCGCGATGTTCGGCATGTTCTTCTTCATCGTCCAGTTCGTGCAGAACGTACTGGGCTTCTCCCCGATCCAGTCGGGCCTCGGCTTCCTGCCCGTCACGGTCGCCATCATCACCGCCGCCGGGCTCTCGCAGCGCCTGCTGCCCCGCTTCGGCCCCAAGCCGTTCATGGTCGCCGGATCCGCGCTCACCGGCATCGGGCTGGCCTGGCTGACGTTCATCGAACCCGACAGCTCGTACCTCTCCGGCGTGCTGGGCCCGATGCTGCTGTTCGGCTTCGGCATGGGCCTCAACTTCGTCACCCTCACCCTCACAGCGGTCTCCGGGGTGGCGCCGCGGGAGGCCGGCGCGGCCTCCGGGCTGCTCAACGCCAGCCAGCAGGTCGGCGGCTCCCTGGGGCTGTCCATCCTGGTCACCGTCTTCGGCACGGCCGGCCTGAACGAGGCCGAGAAGCAGGTCCCGGACTTCATGGCGCACGCCGACCAGGCCCAGGCGGCGCTCTTCCGGCAGACCGGGCGGCTGCCCGACCCCTGGGGGGACGTCGTCCTGACCCGGGGGATCGCGACCGCCTTCATCGCCGCCGTGGCCATGGCCGGCGTCGCGCTCGTCACCGCGCTGCTGGTGATCCGGGTGCGCAGGAGCGACCTGGAGGCCCTCAACGGGGTCGCCGCCGAAGCCGGTCCGGCGGCCTGA
- a CDS encoding TetR/AcrR family transcriptional regulator: MGSRWSQAPGVRRRGPELERAILDAALEQLGTVGWNALTMEGVASGARTGKAALYRRWPSKTDLVADALRTRLPPLDQIPDLGSVREDLFALCVRMRDVMRSRAGQALQAVLHECDHAHARRFHGLIWSGLHEPAHRLIGELVRRGIDRGDVRPDATGPILVEVIPAVMMYRAKVCGSEWQDADIAEMVDEVMVPLLRV; the protein is encoded by the coding sequence ATGGGTTCGCGCTGGTCGCAGGCGCCCGGGGTGCGCAGGCGCGGGCCCGAGCTCGAACGGGCGATTCTCGACGCCGCGTTGGAACAACTGGGCACGGTGGGCTGGAACGCGCTCACGATGGAGGGCGTGGCCTCCGGTGCGCGCACCGGAAAGGCGGCGCTGTACCGGCGCTGGCCCTCGAAGACGGACCTGGTGGCCGACGCGCTGCGGACGCGGCTGCCGCCGCTCGACCAGATCCCGGACCTGGGATCGGTGCGCGAGGACCTCTTCGCGCTGTGCGTGCGGATGCGGGACGTCATGCGCTCGCGCGCCGGGCAGGCGCTGCAGGCGGTGCTTCACGAGTGCGACCACGCTCATGCGCGCCGGTTCCACGGCCTGATCTGGTCCGGCCTGCACGAACCGGCACACCGGTTGATCGGTGAGCTGGTGAGGCGCGGAATCGACCGTGGTGACGTGCGGCCGGACGCCACTGGCCCGATCCTGGTCGAGGTCATTCCGGCGGTGATGATGTACCGCGCGAAGGTGTGCGGAAGTGAATGGCAGGACGCGGACATCGCGGAAATGGTCGACGAGGTCATGGTGCCGCTGCTCAGGGTGTGA
- a CDS encoding glycosyltransferase family A protein codes for MRRIARAPWELLKRAFGWLVLFEARNKLLLAPSAVRLRRFEDAETVRLAALTGRPPTALVATVIATHRRPEALRAAVLSALAQTVADQVVIVVDDGAGLPELPADPRLFAVSLDRNTATAGVVRNVGIRLTRSRYVAFLDDDNLWEPDHLEQALAVLEPAGGPDAVYTALRRVLPDGTERDVLSVPFDRRRSAHEAFLDTNAFVARRNRSLYFSRLRRTPEVLPREDWELVRRYSRRHEVRHVPRPTVRYLVNPESFYTAWDGPAPSG; via the coding sequence ATGCGCCGCATCGCCCGGGCCCCCTGGGAGCTGCTCAAGCGGGCCTTCGGCTGGCTGGTGCTCTTCGAGGCCAGGAACAAGCTCCTGCTCGCCCCCTCCGCCGTGCGGCTGCGCCGTTTCGAGGACGCCGAGACCGTCCGGCTCGCCGCCCTGACCGGCCGGCCGCCGACCGCCCTGGTCGCCACCGTGATCGCCACCCACCGGCGCCCCGAGGCGCTGCGCGCCGCGGTCCTCTCGGCCCTGGCCCAGACCGTGGCCGACCAGGTGGTCATCGTGGTGGACGACGGCGCGGGACTGCCCGAACTGCCTGCGGATCCCCGGTTGTTCGCGGTGTCGCTGGACCGCAACACGGCAACGGCCGGTGTCGTGCGCAACGTCGGGATACGGCTGACCCGTTCGCGCTACGTCGCCTTCCTCGACGACGACAACCTGTGGGAGCCGGACCACTTGGAGCAGGCCCTCGCGGTCCTGGAGCCGGCCGGCGGTCCCGACGCCGTGTACACCGCGCTGCGCCGGGTGCTCCCCGACGGTACCGAACGGGACGTGCTGTCGGTGCCGTTCGACCGCCGGCGCTCCGCCCACGAGGCGTTCCTGGACACCAACGCCTTCGTGGCGCGCCGCAACCGGTCGCTGTACTTCAGCCGGCTGCGGCGCACCCCCGAGGTGCTGCCCCGCGAGGACTGGGAGCTCGTACGCCGCTACAGCCGCCGCCACGAGGTGCGCCACGTGCCGCGGCCCACGGTCCGCTACCTGGTCAACCCGGAGAGCTTCTACACCGCCTGGGACGGTCCGGCGCCCTCCGGGTGA